AAGACTTACATCAGGATCATTTGCTAGTAAGGAAGTTTTATTATTCCCATCTCTCATTGGGTTATCAAAGTGAATAAAACTTGTTTGATATCCCCTTGCTCTAAGCTCTTCAGTGGTGCTAAGCCCGTAACAGACGTTCCCGCAAAAAGGGGTTTTTTTGCCTAGCCAGGCGATATGGGTCAAACTCTAAAAAACCGGTATTTCAAATTAGCAGCTAGCTTATATTTCTTCTCAAACTATTGTTAATAATTAAATAATTTATAAATAAGATACTTAACTATTAATTATTTAAAAAATATGTATGCTCCTACTTAGTATTTAGATCATTACTAATTATTACCTCTCTCATCATTTGAAGAGATGTGATTCTTCTTTGTAAATGAGTTTCAATCCAGGTTTCAACAATTTTAAGTAGTTTTAACCAGACTTTTTTAGGACCCAATAATTTTCCATTACTGTGAAAAGGTAATTTTTCTTGTAAAAGTCTTTGAAGTAAAGCCAGTTCAGATGGATTCAGCTCAGTGCTTGCATTAGGGATTGTTCCAATCGCAAAACCTTCTTCAGGAATAAAACTGCACTTCCAGCTCCATTCTCCAATAGGGGGTATAAGCCTTGAGCCAGAATGACAACAGTTTTGAAGTGGTAAGCAATATCCTCCTAAAGCCAATAAATGTATACACGATTGAACGCTTATTGCTAGAGCGGTTAATGAATCGACTTCTGTTTTATGTAAGTCATTTAATCTATCTAAATGGATTAAAACCAGTTTAAGTATATCTTTTTGTGGATCTTCATTTCCAACCATAAATAAAATCAGCTCTGAAATTGCTTGTGCTGCTGAAAGAGTTTCGATACTTTTGCCAAGATTCCCATAACTCTTAAGGATCTTTATTTGTGTAACTCGCCTAAGATTTTTTTTGCCAACGATGTTTAAATCTAAAAAATTAAAAGGAGAGGTTGCTCCAAGTCTGCTTTTGGGTTTTCTTGCTCCTGGTATGGCAAGACGAGATATTCCATTTTCTTCGCTAAGTATGGTTAAAAGCCTGTCATTTTCACCAAGAGGACCAACCTTTAAAGACAGTCCTTTCATTCTTTGATTTGAATTCATTACTCCTTTCTTTTTTGTTCTTGAGCAATTTCAAACCCAAAACTTGTCCCAATATATGTTGATCCTGCTTCAATGATTTCTATTGCTTGACCCAAAGTTTTAATACCTCCAACAGTTTTAATTGAGCAGCGATTCTTAACAATTTTTGCAACATGATTAGTTTGATTATTGGTAATAGATGGACCAAAACCATTACCTATTTGAATTCCGGTTGCTCCAGCATCAATTAAAGCATCTATTGCTAAAGCAAGTTTTGAAGAATTTAATAGTGTATTTGCATCAATTATCACTCTTACTGGAATACCAAGTTCACTTATTTGATTTATTTCATCACCAAAAAGTTCGACATTTCCTTCTTTTAAGGCTAAATAATTTGGAACAAGATCTAATTCTTCCGCTCCATTCTCGATCGCATACTCAGCTTCTTTTAGTTTATTAAAAGTTGGGATAAACCCAAAAGGAAAGGCAATTACTGAGATTAGTTTTGTAGCACTTTGGCTACCTAACCTCTCACGTGCAGATCCTAGAAAGGAAAGACTTGTGCATAAACCTGCAAAACCATTTCGCTTGGAGGCATCACAAATTTGAACAAGCATTTCTTGATCGAAATGAGGATTTAAAACTGCTTGATAAATCACATTAGAAATATTGGCATGTGCTTGTTCCAAGCTGTTTTTACTCATTTGACTTTAAGTATTTAAATTTTTTCTTGGATTACGCCATAGCCTCCTTGATTTCTCTTATATATAACTCGCAAAGCTGATCCTTCTTCTTCCCTAAATAAATAAAAGTCATGATCAATCAGGTCTAATTGGACTCTTGCCTGTTCAATGCTCATGGGATCCATCTCGAAATATTTGCGTCTTATTCCTGGGCTAGGTAGAAGTGGCTCTTTGCCTTCAATGAGTGAATGATCTGAAGAAGAGAGATTTTGAGTTTCTTCGTTTTGGACTGATTTTGTTGACTGATTATTATGAACATTATGACTGTTATGTCGCTCTTTGTACTTACGTAATTGTCGTGCAAGTTTATTTGCTACTAAGTCGATGCTTGCATAAAGATTCTCACTTCTTTCTTGGGCTCTTATTACTGTTCCGTTTGCAAAGACAGTCACCTCAGCTGTCTGTTGTGGCACGCGAGGATTTCGAGCGACTGAGAGGTGGACATCAGCTTCTTGCACCATTTCTTGGAAATTGTGAGTTGCCTTATCAATTTTTGTTTTGGTGTAATCACGAAGTGATGGAGTTAATTCAAGATTGCGTCCATGGATAAGAAGCTTCATTCTGTTTCGCCTGAGTCAGGGCCTAATAGCAACTTAGATCTAACCCCTCAACTTGCACAATCTTCTTCCGCTTTTCTTTTTGAACCTAAAAATATTGTGCCATTTGAGACTGCCTTAGGTTGGCAGAAGGATTTTCAAAAAAACCTTATTGAGGAACCGTTCTCACCCCAAGCAGTATGGCTTCTTGAACATTTTTCTTGTTTCACAATGGGTAGAGGTAGCGACAAAAAAAATTTGTTGTTCGAAGAAAATAATTCTCCTTTGCCAGTTTTTAGTATTGAGAGAGGAGGTGAAGTTACGCATCACATGCCTGGGCAGATCGTTGGATACCTAGTTTTAAATTTAAGTCTTCACAAAAAAGACTTATCTTGGTATTTGAGAGAATTGGAGCAAGTGCTGATTGATGTTCTTGACTTGTTGGGAATAGAGGGAAAGAGGGTAGATGGCTTAACAGGAGTTTGGTGCGAAGATAAAAAGGTTGGTTCAATAGGAATTGGTTGCAAGAGATGGGTGACTCAGCATGGATTTTCACTAAATGTAGATTGTGACCTAATTGGTTTTGAAAAGATAATTCCTTGTGGACTAGATAAAGTGAAAGTAGGGAAATTGAGTGATTGGATACCTGGCATCAAAGTCTGTGACGTTACGCCTCTTTTAAGGGAATCTGTTAAAAGACGTTTTAAATTGAACTGGGAAAAAATAAATCAACCTCTTTAAATATCACTAAAAAAATAACAAATTATTTTTTGGCTATGACAAAAACTAACTCACAAAAAAATATATTTTCTTCTGAGGATGCTTTGGCTTTTTGGATCCCTAATAGGAAAGAGGAACAAGCAATCAATAGAAGATCTCATCTTAATAAGATCACTCAAGTTGACGAGATTTGGGAACTATTAAAAGTTCAGTTAGGGGAGGTGTTGGCGGTTGATTCACCACATACTTTCCACCCAGAAAGCTTTACATATGAAGAACTTGCAGAAAATATTTCTATGGCAGCCTCTGCTTTTTCTCAGGTCGGAGTAGAACCTGATGAGGTGGTCGCTCTTTTTGCCGAAAATAGTCCTAGATGGCTCATCGCCGATCAAGGTCTTATGCGAATAGGTGCAACAGACTCTGTTAGAGGTGCGACTGCTCCACCAAGTGAACTTAGATATATTCTTGAAGACTCAAATGCGGTTGGATTGATTGTTCAAAACTCCGATGTATGGGAAAGACTTTCGCTTAATGATGATCAAATCAATAGTTTGAAATTTGTTCTTCAACTTGAGGGTAAAGCTTGTGAAGGCGTTTTTGAATGGGAGAGTTTTTTGAAGAAAGGATTGAATATAGAAAATGTAAGTAAACAGGAGAAAATAATTGATAGGCAACCAAAAAGAATAGCAACCATTTTATATACTTCTGGAACGACTGGTAAACCTAAAGGAGTTCCACTAACACATTCTAATTTATTACATCAAATCAGGTCTCTTGCTTGCGTAGCGAACCCTTCTCCGGGTGCGCCTGTATTAAGTGTCTTACCAATTTGGCATTCATATGAACGTAGTGCAGAATATTATTTTTTTTCTTGTGGTTGTACTCAAACATATACATCAATTAGGCATCTTAAGGAAGATTTGCCAATGGTTAAGCCAATAGTAATGGCAACAGTTCCAAGACTTTGGGAGTCAATAAAGTTAGGGTTTGAGGATGCTGTTGATAAAATGCCGAGACTGAGAAAGACCTTGATAAAAAGTGCGATTTCTAATAGTAAGGCATATAAATTGGCTCGAAGAAAACTTTATTTTTTAACTATTGAGAGTGTTTCTAGTTTTGAACAAATTGTCTCTTTCATAGAGATTCTGATGCGGTACCCAATTCATAGAATTTCTTCTATTTATTTGTGGCCAAAAATTCTTACCAAGATTTGTGGAGGAAGATTGAGATTCCCAATTAGTGGTGGAGGTGCAATTGCTCCGCATATTGATTCTTTCTTTGAAGCTTTAGGTGTTGAATTATTAGTTGGTTATGGCTTAACAGAAACTAGTCCAGTCCTTACATGTAGAAGGCCTTGGAGAAATATACGTGGAGGTGCAGGTCAACCTTTACCAGAGACTGAGATAAAAATAGTAGATCCTGAAACATTCCAAATAAAAAAACTGCGTCAAAAAGGTTTGGTTCTTGCGCGTGGTCCTCAAATAATGTCTGGTTATTTAGGGAAACGATCTGAATCGAAGAAGGTTTTAGATGCAACCGGCTGGTTTAATACTGGAGATTTAGGGATGTTGCTTTCTGATGGATCCTTAATCCTGACGGGAAGAGCAAAAGATACGATTGTGCTAAGTAGTGGAGAAAATATTGAGCCTGGACCTTTGGAGGAATGTTTGATTGCTAGTCCATTGATAGAGCAGGCTTTGCTGTTGGGGCAAGATCAAAAATATCTTGCTGCTTTGATTGTTCCAAGAATTGATAACGTAAAAGAATGGCTTGCCGAAAGGGGTGTGAATTCAAAAGTTGTTCTTGGAATATCTCCTGAAAATTATGAATTAAGACAATCTCTAAAATTGGAAATGAATCAAGCACTGGCAAATCGTCTGGGATCTAGAAGAGAAGAGAGATTATTTTCAATTGCCTTGGTAGAGCCATTTACAATAGAGAATGGCTTGTTAACGCAAACTCTTAAGCAAAAACGTGAAAAAATTATCCAACGTGATTTGAAACTTATAAATGAAATATATGGTTTGTAATTTGTTTGTTTGGCCAATTAAATTGACCAATACAGTCTTTTACTGAGACTCTATGAGTCGAACTATTATTGATTGATCAGGTGGACTCAATTTCTATAAAACGTTCAATAACTGTAAGAGCAGTTGTAACACCTTCATGGAAAGAGGAGGCTGAGCGAGAATTAAGTAATGCAATATCAGCAATAGATCAGCAACTTGGTGAATTAGAAAAAGAAGGACAACAAATTGTTGATGGTATTAGACGTCAGAGCTCTAATCCCCTTGACCCAAGAGTTCAAGAGCAAGTCGCCCAAGTTCAGAACCAAGTTGCTTCAAAGAGATCGGAATTTGAAGAACAAAAAAGAAATCTTCTGTCACAGCAATCTCAAGTTCGTGAGTTGGAGATGGAACAAATCGTCGAGCAAGGACAAATTGACAGCTTTTGTGATTTAAAAGTTGGTGATAACTTAGTCAGTAAAATGGGTGTGAGTATTTTGGTCAGAGATGGCGTAGTAGAGGCAATTGATCAAGATTGAAATTTGGTTGAACTACAATTAGTCCAAAAATAATTTTTGATATTAAGAAGAAATCCACATAAAAAAAACTATCGTTGTAAGGACACTCATGTAGAACTAACATTGGTATGTATTGATACTTGCAAAGCTTCTAGATAGAAATTTTTGAAGCCTTGCCAAAAACTCTCCATAAAGGAAATAGGAACAAATTATGGCCACTCATGACATCTTTATGCCTGCTTTAAGTTCAACTATGACTGAGGGCAAAATAGTTGAGTGGCTAAAAAAACCTGGAGATAAAGTTGAAAGAGGTGAGTCAGTTTTAGTTGTTGAGTCAGACAAAGCTGATATGGATGTTGAGTCTTTCCAAGATGGCTTTCTTGCTTCGATTGTGATGCCTGCAGGCAGCTCTGCACCTGTTGGAGAGACAATCGGATTGATCGTTGAGACAGAAGATGAGATCGCTGCGGCTCAAGCAAATGCACCTTCTCCTTCCCCGCAATCAAGTAATCAAGAAAAAGAGAGTTCATCGCCTCAAGTTCAAGAAAAACAAGCCTCTGTTGACTCTCCTAAAGCAACAGTAGTTACAAAGGCATCTCCTGCACCTCTTGTTTCAGAATCCTCTGTAAATCAGGATCAGTTTTTAAATGATGGTCGAATAGTCGCTTCCCCAAGAGCTAAAAAACTTGCTTCTCAAATGGGAGTGGATTTGGCAACTGTTAGGGGCTCAGGACCTCATGGACGAATACAAGCTGAAGATGTTCAAAGTGCAAAAGGGCAACCCATAAGCGTTCCTTGGATTGCAGAAAGTAATGCTCCAGCGAAAATCGTTTCTGACGTGCCTCGCATAGAAAAAAAATCTGTTGACTCTGGTAAGCCACCTGCTCCAGGGAAAAGTTTTGGATCTAGAGGGGAAACAATTGCATTCAACACTCTTCAACAAGCTGTAAACCGGAACATGGAGGAAAGCTTAAATACACCTTGTTTCAGAGTCGGATATTCAATTCTTACTGATGAATTGGATGATTTTTATAAACAAGTTAAACCTAATGGAGTAACTATGACCGCTTTACTTGCTAAAGCGGTTGGTTTAAGCCTCGCTAGGCACCCCCAGGTGAATGCAGCTTTTAGTTCTGAGGGGATAGCATATCCTTCACAAATAAATGTAGCCGTTGCAGTCGCAATGGAGGATGGAGGGTTGATAACTCCAGTGTTGCAAAATGCTGACAAGACCAGCCTTGCTGATTTATCCCTTCAATGGGCGGATCTTGTTAAGCGTGCGAGGAATAAGCAATTAGAACCTCAAGAATATAGCAGTGGTACATTTACACTCTCTAATCTAGGTATGTTTGGTGTTGATCGTTTTGATGCAATTCTGCCCCCAGGGACTGGAGCAATTTTAGCGGTTGGAGCTTCCTTGCCTAAAGTGGTTGCTTCTAAAGATGGCTCGATTTCAATCAAAAAACAGATGCAGGTAAATCTTACCGCTGATCATAGAGTGATCTATGGGGCTGATGGAGCATTGTTCCTGAAGGATTTGGCTTACTTAATCGAAAAGAACTCTCATAGTCTCTCATCTTGAGATTTAATTAGTGGAACCACAAGTGATTTTTTCTTATTTTAATCTGATTTGATGTGTTAGACCAAAAAGATAATCTTTTAAGCTCCTATAACTATGATTTACCAAATGACTTAATTGCTCAATCACCTATCGAGAGTAGGCATGATGCGAAACTGATGATTGTAAAAGATGGGATCGATGAGCCTTTAAATCTTGTGCATGCAAAGGTATGGGACATTAAGGAAATTTTGAAGAAGGGTGACCTTTTGGTTGTCAATAATACGCGGGTGATTAAGGCAAGATTGAAAATTCGATTATCAGGAGGAGGTTTAGGTGAACTGTTGCTAATGGAACCAAAGGGGAATGGCCAATGGATTTGTTTAGGTCGCCCTGCTAGACGTATGAGAAGAGGTGATCAATTATGGTTGGATAGGTCTTCAAATGATTCTTTATGTTTAAAGGTTATTGATAAAGACGAGATTACAGGCGGAAGAATTATTCAATTTCCTAATGAGTTTACTAATTGGATCGAAATGGAAAATTTACTTGATTTATGTGGAGAAGTCCCATTGCCTCCCTATATAGATAAGGATAAATCTAGTGGGCATGAGGAAAGATATCAGACTAGATTTGCCTCGAAGCCAGGAGCAATAGCTGCTCCCACAGCGGGCTTACATTTAAGTGATGAACTTATAGAGATTTTAAAAATCACAGGCATTAGAATTGCACAAATTACTTTGCATGTCGGCTTAGGAACTTTTAGACCATTAGATAAAGAAGACTTATCTCAGTTACATTTACATAGTGAGTGGATAGAGGTCTCTGAAGAGACCACAAAAGTGATAACTAATTGTAAGGACGAAGGGGGAAAAGTCTTTGCCGTTGGCACTACAAGTGTGAGAGCCCTTGAAGCTGCTTACCTTTCAGGAAGAGGTACTTTGAAGCCGTATGAGGGTAAAGTGAATTTAGTAATTAAACCAGGATTTAAATTTTCCGTTATTGATGGATTACTCACTAACTTCCACCTACCTAAAAGTTCCCTATTGCTTTTAGTTAGCGCTCTAATTGGTCGAAAACGTATGTTGAAACTTTATAAACATGCTATCTCTAACAAATATCGATTTTTCTCTTATGGAGACGCGATGTTGATAACACCGGAGTCAGTCATACAAACTCAAAATTCAAGCTAATGATGGTTCTTTAATAACGCCTGTAGGAACATTCTCAAACATTACGGATGAGATATATCTTTCGGCAAGATCAGGTAGAACTACAACGATTGTCTTCCCTGAGAACTCTTCTTTTTCGGCCAGTCTTAAAGCCACAGCTGCAGCGGCACCACATGAGATCCCAACTAGTAGACCTTCTTCTTGTGCCAAACGTAATGCCATCGCAATAGACTCATCATTAGAGACTTGCTCAACTTTATCGACTACTGATAAGTCAAGATTTTTTGGGATAAACCCAGCTCCAATCCCTTGGATTTTGTGAGGACCGGGTTTTACTTCTTCTCCATTTAGAGTTTGTGTTATTACTGGGCTATGAGTGGGCTCAACGGCAACAGATAATAATGAATGATTTTTTTCTTGCTTTATGAAACGAGAAACACCTGTGATTGTTCCACCTGTCCCGACGCCAGAGACTAAAACATCAATTTGACCATCGGTATCATCCCAGATTTCAGGACCCGTTGTTTTGAAATGTATTTCTGGATTAGCTGGATTATCAAATTGTCCTGGCATGAAATATTTTTGAGGATCGCTATCTGCTATTTCCTTCGCTTTTGCTATTGCACCAGGCATTCCTTTGGCTGCTTCCGTAAGTATTAATTCGGCACCAAGAACAGCCATCATCCTCCGACGTTCAATTGACATGGACTCAGGCATCGTGAGGATTAATTTGTAACCTCGAGCAGCAGCAGTATAAGCAAGGGCTATTCCAGTATTTCCAGATGTTGGTTCAATAATGACTTTATCTTTGTTGAGTAAACCTTTCTTCTCAGCGTCCCAGATCATATTCGCTCCAATTCTGCATTTGACGCTGTAGGCAGGGTTACGGCCTTCTATCTTTGCAAGTACTGTTGCTTTTGCGTTTTTTGTAATCGAATTAAGCTTCACTAATGGTGTATGACCAATAGCAAAACTATTGTCTTCATAGATTCTGGACATTTTTTAAATGACTTAATTAACTAATATTCTAAATCTATATAAAAATCTCGGTGATTGGTTATTTAGATAATCTTTATTAGTGATTTTTTTATATTACTGAATTAAATCTTGACCATAATTCATCTTCATTTTCTAACCCTACTGACACTCTTAATAAGTGTTCCGAGACTCCACAACTTTCCGCCCATTTCAATTCTTTAAAGTGAGCTAACTGAACATATGGGCAAACCAATGTAAAATTTGTACCTAAACTTGGTCCTTTGTTTACTCTTAATGAATCATAAACTCTTTTTGATTCTTCAATCCCACCTTTAAGTTCAAACGATAATAGACATCCATAACCTCCTCCTTTCTTCAGTAGCGAATTAAAATTTTTACAATATTGGGGATGTAAAACCTTTGAAATTTCTTTTTTTGTTTCTAATTTTTCTTTCAGCCTTAAGCAAGATAGATTTAACCTTTTCAAGCGATCCTCAACGTCTCGACTGGTTTTCTCCAACTCGATAGTATCTGAATCAGATAAGGTAGATAATGCAACTTTAGGAATTATCTCTGCTAATTCTTTTTTCCACTTGGAATAAGGACTTATGACAGAGCTGCCAGCAAGAATATCCCCTCTTCCAGCAAAACTTTTTGTAAGTGAACTAAAAACAACATCTGCATAAGGAGTTAGATGAACATTTAGAGATGAACCAATAGTATCGTCAACGATAATTGGGATATTTTTATCTTGAGCTAATTTTGAAATAGATATTAGGTCAACACATTGCAATAACGGGTTGCTTGGTATTTCTATGATTAATGCAGCTGGATTTTTTTTATCCAGCTCTTCTTTTATATGATTTAATTTTGTTTTTATAATGAGATCGCTTCCTTGGAAAATAATTTGAGGGAGTTTAAGCACATCAACATATGGAAAGCCTATTTGAAGTGTCGAATTATTTCCTTTAATATACTTTATCGCAGTAAGAATAGTCGTTAAGGCCGCCATGCCTGAGCGATGTAGTTGTATTAAAGTGCAATCACAATTATATATATTTGCTAAGCGATTAAGCAGTTCACCTCTAGCTGAATGGCTATCTGAAATGGAGGGTGAGTTCTCTCTCCCAAGGGCAATGGCAGCTTCACGTGATGATAATCCAAGACCAGTATGTTGCCAGTAGGCTTTTGCTGAAGGAGTACTTTTTTGATCAACAATTAGACATGAAATCCCAAGAAAATCTTTTATTTTTGAAGAACAATCAGAATATTTTCGATGACAATATGTTTGAGCACTCAAAGCAGAAGCTCTATTGGGATAGGGCCAACTGCTTTGCTGTGATTCACCATGAAATTCAAGTGATTTACGAGCCACCTCAGCAACAAAAGGGTTAAACCCAAATCTAGGATAAATTGCTTTTAATGAATCAATACAGGCTGGAACCTTCTCTTCGTAGGCGATTACATCTTCCCATCTAGGTAAAGCAACAGATACGGCATGTGGCCTATTCGGTAGAGGCTCTCCTAAATCTTTAGCACTCCAGCAAGGATCATTTAGTAAATTTCTTTCAGTCAAGAGATGTTTCCCAAGGCTTGATTTAAGTCAGCACTCAAGTCCTCAATATCTTCACATCCTACGGAAAATCGGATAAGTGAATCAGTAATTCCGATCTTTAATTTGGTTTCTTTGGAAACTGATGCGTGTGTCATTGTTGCTGGGTGGCAAACAAGGCTTTCAATTCCTCCGAGACTTTCTGCCATCTTGAAGTAATGAAGACTTTTGCAAAATGAATAAGTTTGGGCTTGAGTTGCATTAACAGTGGCAGTAACAATTGCTCCTCCAAGAGTCATTTGCCTTTGTGCTAATTTACATTGTGGATGATCGCTTCTGAAGGGATATCGAACTGATTTTATTACTGGATTGTTGGCTAATTGATTGGCTATTTTAGATGCATTATTTATTTGTCTTTCTAATCGAAGTGGAAGAGTTTTTATCCCCCTAGTAATAAGCCAGCAATCAAAAGGAGAAGGATTTAAACCAAGAGCTTTTTGGGCGAAATCCAACTTGTCTTTCCATACGGTACTCTCGGTACATACCGCACCTCCAAGTGCGTCTGAGTGACCATTGATATACTTGGTCGTGCTAGTTAAAGATAAGGTCGCGCCAAGTTTTAGAGGTCTTTGTAATAGAGGTGTTGCAAAAGTATTGTCTACAACAACAGGTATTTGCATTTTATTTGAGAAGTGACAAATCCCTTCAATATCAATAATTTTAAGGAGTGGGTTGGTCGGACTTTCGATCCAAATCATCGCGGGTTTGTGATTTGAAATGACTTCTTGAAAATTGGGCTTGGTAAAGTCTATCCATTTAGTTTTTAATCCAAAACGATTAAAAACTTGTTCAAATAATCTCACCGTACATCCATAAAGGTTCTCCTCACAAATGATTAAGTCTCCAGCCTTAAGTGAGGAGACTATTGCTGTAATTGCAGCTACTCCAGAACTAAACACACTTGCGAACTGGCATTCTTCCAGATCTGACAAAACTGATTCAAGGATTCGGAAATTTGGATTTCCTGAACGAGTGTAGTCAAAGCCACCCTCATTGCCATGAATGAACGTTGATGTTGGGAAGATTGGAGGCATTATTGATCCAGTCTCTTCAGAAAAATTTTCTTTGGGATGAATGACTCTTGTGTTTACTCCAGTGCTGAACTCCTTTTTCCTTTTTACTGATCCCATATCTTTTTAGTTGTTTTTCTATAGGCTATAGAAAAACAACTAAAAAGCCCCTAAAAAAAGGGGCTCCATATATAAATTTAATAAGAAAGAAGCTATGTGTAGCTCTATACCTTCCTTGAGTAATACTCAACAACTAACAATTCATTAATTTCTATAGCAACCCATTCCCTATCTGTCTTTGCAGATATCTTGGCCGAGAGTTTGGTTTTATCAAGCTCAAGGTGTGGAGGAACATTCGCAAGACCAGGGAACTCTAAGTTGGCTTGAGCCAATTGCTTGCTAGCCTTG
This is a stretch of genomic DNA from Prochlorococcus marinus str. MIT 0912. It encodes these proteins:
- a CDS encoding trans-sulfuration enzyme family protein — its product is MGSVKRKKEFSTGVNTRVIHPKENFSEETGSIMPPIFPTSTFIHGNEGGFDYTRSGNPNFRILESVLSDLEECQFASVFSSGVAAITAIVSSLKAGDLIICEENLYGCTVRLFEQVFNRFGLKTKWIDFTKPNFQEVISNHKPAMIWIESPTNPLLKIIDIEGICHFSNKMQIPVVVDNTFATPLLQRPLKLGATLSLTSTTKYINGHSDALGGAVCTESTVWKDKLDFAQKALGLNPSPFDCWLITRGIKTLPLRLERQINNASKIANQLANNPVIKSVRYPFRSDHPQCKLAQRQMTLGGAIVTATVNATQAQTYSFCKSLHYFKMAESLGGIESLVCHPATMTHASVSKETKLKIGITDSLIRFSVGCEDIEDLSADLNQALGNIS
- a CDS encoding PLP-dependent transferase; this translates as MTERNLLNDPCWSAKDLGEPLPNRPHAVSVALPRWEDVIAYEEKVPACIDSLKAIYPRFGFNPFVAEVARKSLEFHGESQQSSWPYPNRASALSAQTYCHRKYSDCSSKIKDFLGISCLIVDQKSTPSAKAYWQHTGLGLSSREAAIALGRENSPSISDSHSARGELLNRLANIYNCDCTLIQLHRSGMAALTTILTAIKYIKGNNSTLQIGFPYVDVLKLPQIIFQGSDLIIKTKLNHIKEELDKKNPAALIIEIPSNPLLQCVDLISISKLAQDKNIPIIVDDTIGSSLNVHLTPYADVVFSSLTKSFAGRGDILAGSSVISPYSKWKKELAEIIPKVALSTLSDSDTIELEKTSRDVEDRLKRLNLSCLRLKEKLETKKEISKVLHPQYCKNFNSLLKKGGGYGCLLSFELKGGIEESKRVYDSLRVNKGPSLGTNFTLVCPYVQLAHFKELKWAESCGVSEHLLRVSVGLENEDELWSRFNSVI